Proteins encoded by one window of Sphingomonas ginkgonis:
- a CDS encoding DeoR/GlpR family DNA-binding transcription regulator has protein sequence MHAAEREQAILALLGASGFVSFRELEKTLAASPATIRRDLERLAGEGRVVRVHGGAKLPGDATTAAPAGGLTGVPFHENIDRNRTAKEAIGRAAATLCVPGEGIIIDGGSTTLQMCPHLDGLGLQVLTNSLHIVSALLPQATTRITVPGGAVFREQNIILSAAGDDLMPRFHAPKLFMGAAAVGSQGVMQADIILVAAERRFIERAEQVILLVDSSKFAGSSGQVVCGLDEVDTIVTDDGLADPHRRMLEGAGIKVVIAPR, from the coding sequence ATGCACGCGGCGGAACGGGAACAGGCGATCCTCGCGCTGCTCGGTGCCAGCGGGTTCGTCAGCTTCCGCGAGCTCGAGAAGACGCTGGCGGCCTCGCCCGCGACCATCCGCCGCGACCTCGAGCGGCTGGCCGGCGAGGGGCGGGTGGTACGCGTCCACGGCGGGGCCAAGCTTCCCGGCGACGCCACCACGGCCGCGCCTGCGGGCGGACTGACCGGCGTTCCCTTCCACGAGAATATCGACCGCAACCGCACCGCCAAGGAAGCGATCGGTCGCGCCGCCGCGACGCTCTGCGTGCCGGGCGAGGGGATCATCATCGACGGCGGCTCGACCACGCTGCAGATGTGCCCGCACCTCGACGGGCTGGGGCTGCAGGTGCTGACCAACTCGCTCCACATCGTCAGCGCGCTGCTGCCGCAGGCGACGACCCGCATCACCGTCCCCGGCGGCGCAGTCTTCCGCGAGCAGAACATCATCCTCTCGGCGGCCGGCGACGACCTCATGCCGCGCTTCCATGCTCCCAAGCTGTTCATGGGCGCCGCCGCCGTCGGCAGCCAGGGCGTGATGCAGGCGGACATCATCCTCGTCGCCGCCGAGCGCCGCTTCATCGAGCGCGCCGAGCAGGTCATCCTGCTGGTCGACAGCAGCAAGTTCGCGGGCTCCTCGGGCCAGGTTGTGTGCGGGCTTGACGAGGTCGACACGATCGTCACCGACGACGGCCTCGCCGACCCGCACCGCCGCATGCTGGAGGGCGCCGGGATCAAGGTGGTGATCGCGCCGCGATGA
- a CDS encoding LysR family transcriptional regulator: protein MIDPRALRTFLAVCRAGTISGAARQLNISQPSVSVAVAQLEHSLGTTLFERSRAGSRLTSGGEALRRRAEAMEALLDDAEREARLAGQGVRGLLRIGGTPGALVSLLPDAIRRLERRPDPFELHVVERSDAELIDLLRKGQIELAFVTTQIEEPPADIEEETFAGDPFALIVGKRNDHLPASLSLRETGRLRWVLPEARGSFRRQVDALFTAADLPFPRDAIRCDSLLLTKAVVRGSERVTVLPRDVAAAELSIGVLRAIAIREACFVRQVGVRRLRDGRGSQLAEELLVTLRHRP from the coding sequence ATGATCGACCCGCGCGCGCTCCGGACCTTCCTTGCGGTCTGCCGCGCGGGGACGATCAGCGGCGCGGCGCGCCAGCTCAACATCTCGCAGCCGTCCGTGTCGGTGGCGGTTGCGCAGCTCGAGCATTCACTCGGGACGACCCTGTTCGAGCGCTCGCGCGCCGGGTCGCGGTTGACCAGCGGCGGTGAGGCGCTGCGCCGGAGGGCCGAGGCGATGGAGGCGCTCCTCGACGATGCCGAGCGCGAGGCGAGACTCGCCGGGCAGGGGGTCCGCGGGCTGCTCCGGATCGGCGGCACCCCGGGCGCGCTGGTCAGCCTTCTGCCCGATGCGATCCGCCGGCTCGAGCGGCGACCGGACCCGTTCGAGCTGCACGTCGTGGAGCGCTCCGACGCCGAGCTGATCGACCTGCTGCGCAAGGGGCAGATCGAACTCGCCTTCGTCACCACCCAGATCGAGGAGCCGCCAGCCGACATCGAGGAGGAGACGTTCGCCGGCGATCCCTTCGCACTAATCGTCGGCAAGCGGAACGACCATCTCCCCGCCTCCCTCTCGCTGCGCGAGACGGGCCGGCTGCGCTGGGTGCTGCCGGAAGCGCGCGGCTCGTTCCGGCGTCAGGTCGACGCGCTGTTCACCGCCGCCGACCTGCCGTTCCCGCGCGACGCGATCCGCTGCGATTCGCTGCTCCTCACCAAGGCGGTGGTGCGGGGCAGCGAGCGGGTGACCGTACTGCCGCGCGACGTCGCCGCCGCCGAGCTGTCGATCGGCGTGCTGCGCGCGATCGCGATCCGCGAGGCCTGCTTCGTCCGCCAGGTCGGCGTCCGCCGGCTGCGCGACGGGAGAGGGTCGCAGCTGGCCGAGGAACTGCTCGTCACGCTCCGCCACCGACCATAG
- a CDS encoding amidohydrolase family protein codes for MRTIIRDVRIFDGSGSPLRAGHVAIEGERIVTVSDQPITAGAGDRVIDGEGRTLMPGLIEAHAHLSWASSVEKIYHQFMLPPDEMKVATWRNARVLLDQGFTSAFSAGALGDTLEVELRDAIARGDVQGPRLRASTIERSPEGAEGVETGKKVSMEGRGPEAMRDFVRRCADWGIDNVKLVISGEDALLPGSSQHILYDEEEVAAACDEAHKLGMIVAAHTQAAEAVKIALRSGVDALYHCSYADAEALDMLEAARDRIFMAPAIGVIVATLEASPPPHVDMSSMKEMAKPVIANTKELIPELKRRGVRVLPGGDYGFPFNPNGRNARDLEHFVTLYGYTPAEVLSAATMLGGQLMQCGHELGLVRENYLGDLLLVDGDPTADVTILQDPARLAMIMKGGQLHKAPVATPVAA; via the coding sequence ATGCGGACCATCATCCGCGACGTGCGGATCTTCGACGGCAGTGGGTCGCCGCTGCGCGCCGGCCATGTGGCGATCGAGGGCGAGCGGATCGTCACGGTCAGCGACCAGCCGATCACGGCCGGCGCCGGCGACCGGGTGATCGACGGCGAGGGCCGGACCCTGATGCCGGGCCTGATCGAGGCGCACGCCCACCTGTCCTGGGCCTCGTCGGTCGAGAAGATCTACCACCAGTTCATGCTGCCGCCCGACGAGATGAAGGTGGCGACGTGGCGCAACGCGCGCGTGCTGCTCGACCAGGGTTTCACCAGCGCCTTTTCCGCCGGCGCGCTCGGCGACACGCTCGAGGTCGAGCTGCGCGACGCAATCGCGCGTGGCGACGTCCAAGGGCCGCGGCTGCGCGCCTCGACGATCGAGCGTAGCCCGGAGGGCGCGGAGGGCGTCGAGACCGGCAAGAAGGTGTCGATGGAGGGCCGCGGACCGGAGGCGATGCGCGACTTCGTCCGCCGCTGCGCCGACTGGGGCATCGACAACGTCAAGCTGGTGATCAGCGGCGAGGACGCGCTGCTGCCCGGCAGCTCGCAGCATATCCTTTACGACGAGGAGGAGGTCGCCGCCGCCTGCGACGAGGCGCACAAGCTCGGCATGATCGTGGCCGCCCACACCCAGGCGGCCGAGGCGGTCAAGATCGCGCTGCGCAGCGGCGTCGACGCGCTCTACCACTGCAGCTACGCCGACGCCGAGGCGCTCGACATGCTCGAGGCCGCGCGCGATCGCATCTTCATGGCGCCGGCAATCGGAGTCATCGTCGCGACGTTGGAGGCGAGCCCGCCGCCGCACGTCGACATGAGCTCGATGAAAGAGATGGCCAAGCCGGTCATCGCCAACACGAAGGAGCTCATCCCCGAGCTCAAGCGGCGCGGAGTCCGGGTGCTCCCGGGCGGCGACTATGGCTTCCCGTTCAATCCGAACGGCCGCAACGCGCGCGACCTCGAGCATTTCGTCACCCTCTACGGCTACACGCCGGCCGAGGTGCTGTCGGCCGCGACCATGCTCGGCGGGCAGCTGATGCAGTGCGGGCACGAGCTCGGGCTGGTCCGCGAGAACTATCTCGGCGACCTGCTGCTGGTCGACGGCGATCCGACCGCCGACGTGACGATCCTCCAGGATCCGGCGCGGCTGGCCATGATCATGAAGGGCGGCCAGCTCCACAAGGCGCCCGTCGCCACGCCCGTCGCGGCCTGA